One region of Chryseobacterium sp. SORGH_AS_0447 genomic DNA includes:
- the rpsU gene encoding 30S ribosomal protein S21, with protein sequence MLIIPVKDGESIDRALKKYKRKFDKTGTVRQLRARQQFIKPSVTLRQARLKAAHKQRNLSKEEQA encoded by the coding sequence ATGTTAATAATTCCAGTAAAAGATGGTGAATCCATCGACAGAGCATTAAAAAAATATAAAAGAAAATTTGATAAAACAGGAACTGTGCGTCAGTTAAGAGCTAGACAACAGTTTATCAAGCCTTCTGTAACTTTAAGACAAGCGAGATTAAAGGCTGCTCACAAGCAAAGAAATCTTAGCAAAGAAGAACAGGCTTAA
- a CDS encoding tyrosine-type recombinase/integrase, with the protein MLDKFLDYLQLEKRYSPHTITSYRKDLEDFSQFYLRTEASEDLLKADKKIIRNFIVNLSEKDISKRSINRKLSSLRSFYLFLLKIGEISVSPVENISSLKFYPEKQIPMSEEEMQNLNDQVFEETHEVLGQCVIEVLYQTGIRKAELCGMTFENVNLSGNELKIIGKGNKERYIPISGELSDLLKRYTITRSPQAEYQSYFFVNKKGKKLTEKFVYLLVNKYLSLVTTKEKRSPHILRHSFATHVLDNGAEISKVKKILGHSSLASTQVYTNANIEQLKKVFNRAHPRASKNDDL; encoded by the coding sequence ATGCTGGACAAATTCCTGGACTATTTACAGCTGGAGAAACGCTATTCTCCGCACACCATTACAAGTTACCGGAAAGATCTTGAAGATTTTTCCCAGTTCTACCTGAGAACGGAAGCCTCCGAAGATCTTCTCAAAGCCGATAAAAAAATCATTCGCAACTTTATTGTTAATCTCAGTGAAAAGGATATTTCCAAGAGAAGCATCAACCGGAAATTATCCTCGCTCCGCAGCTTTTACCTTTTTCTTTTGAAAATAGGGGAGATCAGCGTCTCACCGGTGGAAAATATTTCGTCATTAAAATTCTACCCTGAAAAGCAGATTCCGATGTCGGAGGAAGAAATGCAAAATCTTAACGACCAGGTTTTTGAGGAAACTCATGAGGTACTCGGCCAATGTGTGATCGAAGTGCTCTACCAGACGGGAATCCGGAAAGCCGAGCTTTGTGGTATGACTTTTGAAAATGTAAATCTAAGCGGAAACGAACTGAAGATTATCGGAAAAGGGAACAAAGAACGATACATCCCGATCTCCGGAGAACTCTCGGATCTGCTCAAAAGGTATACAATAACCAGAAGCCCGCAGGCAGAGTACCAATCATACTTTTTTGTCAACAAGAAGGGCAAAAAACTCACGGAAAAATTTGTGTATCTACTGGTGAATAAGTACCTTAGTCTTGTAACAACAAAAGAAAAAAGAAGTCCCCACATCCTCCGGCACAGCTTTGCAACGCACGTTCTGGACAATGGGGCAGAGATATCCAAAGTAAAAAAGATATTGGGCCATTCCAGCCTTGCCAGCACGCAGGTCTATACGAATGCCAATATCGAACAATTGAAAAAAGTGTTTAATCGGGCTCATCCAAGAGCTTCAAAAAATGACGACTTATGA
- a CDS encoding HPF/RaiA family ribosome-associated protein — MKITVQSIGLTPHEPLESHIEKKVSKLETFYDKIQDCKVILKVENNSDKANKTAELILAVPGDDIVVKKTTTSFEESLDLCVDAAKKLLIKKKEMA, encoded by the coding sequence ATGAAGATCACCGTACAATCAATTGGTTTAACTCCACACGAACCACTAGAATCGCACATTGAAAAAAAAGTAAGCAAGCTGGAAACTTTTTATGATAAGATCCAGGATTGCAAAGTAATTTTAAAAGTAGAAAACAACTCGGATAAAGCGAATAAAACGGCCGAGCTTATTCTGGCAGTTCCGGGAGACGATATCGTAGTAAAAAAGACCACCACCTCATTTGAAGAAAGTTTGGATTTATGCGTGGATGCGGCTAAAAAGCTCTTAATCAAGAAAAAAGAAATGGCTTAA
- a CDS encoding response regulator transcription factor gives MNILLLEDDLILSAELCKFLESNHFTCDKIYDGETFLRQIRNNSYDLYLLDINVPKINGLDVCQTIRSFDKNTPIIIISAYGDLSDKKDAFTRMADDYLVKPFQFEELLLRMNSLLRRKTPSETNDQELIRVDDLIVNKTEQKVYRGGNEISLTLKEFQLLVYLAEAQGRTVSKQQITEHVWEHNFNTNTNTVEVYINFLRKKIDKDFKVKLIHTRSGFGYYLSPL, from the coding sequence ATGAATATTCTTTTATTGGAAGACGACTTAATTCTTTCAGCAGAGCTCTGTAAGTTTTTAGAATCAAACCATTTTACCTGCGATAAAATTTATGACGGCGAAACATTTCTGCGCCAGATCAGGAACAATTCTTACGATCTGTACCTCCTGGACATCAATGTTCCGAAGATCAACGGGCTCGATGTCTGCCAGACGATCCGTTCTTTCGATAAAAATACCCCGATCATTATTATCTCCGCTTACGGCGACCTGTCGGATAAAAAAGATGCGTTTACCAGGATGGCCGATGATTACTTGGTGAAGCCTTTCCAGTTTGAGGAATTGCTGTTGCGGATGAATTCTTTATTGCGCAGAAAAACACCTTCTGAAACCAATGACCAGGAATTGATCAGGGTGGATGATTTAATTGTAAACAAAACCGAGCAGAAAGTGTACCGAGGTGGTAATGAGATCAGCCTGACCTTGAAAGAATTCCAGCTGCTGGTTTACCTGGCCGAAGCGCAGGGACGCACCGTTTCCAAACAGCAGATTACCGAACATGTCTGGGAACACAATTTTAATACGAACACCAATACGGTAGAAGTTTACATTAATTTCTTGAGAAAGAAGATCGATAAGGATTTTAAAGTGAAGCTGATCCACACCCGTTCCGGTTTCGGGTATTATTTAAGTCCGTTATAG
- a CDS encoding ATP-binding protein translates to MSLKRKIALNLSIAFSLLFGIVMVVIYMSFNDFRRDEFKERFRQRLEFTSHFIAKSKDFEEEAPVFFNENSDNILLNETILIFNSQKELIYSTIKDRNVTWDNALLKELDDKKVIYSEKTVPEIYAALRTINGENYYILTSAYDTNGNSKLAYLKYLLITAYVMSALLIGFFSYYFMGQFLKPLEDLNQEISEVTAHKLTTQIPVRDSNDEINVLAKSFNTMIGRLDDVFQSQKDFTASASHEIRTPITRMAFQLENLIKFGDHAPETLSSLRQIQRDVYQLSDLTNSLLLLTKFDRENIQSIYEEVRIDEVIFESFEAVEKSYPKLKMDFQISEDTSEDALLTIKGVQSLLDIVFINLFKNAAIYSDNMEVDVLITENEQHFLVDVISHGNTIPEEEQVKLFEAFKRGKNSQNISGSGLGLRIVKRILEYHGAEIRYTSPEDLLNKFTVIFNK, encoded by the coding sequence ATGTCGTTAAAAAGGAAGATCGCACTCAACCTCAGTATCGCCTTCTCATTGCTTTTCGGTATTGTGATGGTGGTGATCTATATGTCCTTTAATGATTTCCGACGGGATGAATTCAAGGAACGCTTTAGGCAAAGGTTGGAATTTACTTCGCATTTCATTGCCAAATCCAAAGACTTTGAAGAAGAGGCGCCGGTTTTTTTTAATGAAAATTCGGATAATATCCTTTTAAATGAGACCATTCTGATATTCAATTCCCAAAAAGAGCTCATTTACAGTACCATCAAAGACCGGAATGTTACCTGGGACAATGCCCTGCTGAAAGAACTGGATGATAAGAAGGTGATCTATTCCGAAAAAACGGTTCCCGAGATCTATGCTGCCCTCAGAACCATCAACGGAGAAAACTATTACATCCTTACCAGTGCTTACGATACTAACGGAAATTCCAAATTAGCCTATCTGAAATACCTGTTGATCACGGCATACGTAATGAGTGCGCTGCTTATCGGTTTTTTCAGCTATTATTTTATGGGGCAGTTCCTAAAACCGCTGGAAGACCTCAACCAGGAAATTTCTGAAGTCACCGCCCATAAGCTGACCACGCAGATTCCCGTCCGCGATTCCAACGATGAAATTAATGTACTGGCGAAATCCTTCAATACGATGATCGGAAGGCTGGACGATGTATTTCAGTCACAAAAAGATTTTACGGCCAGCGCCTCCCATGAAATCCGCACCCCAATTACCCGGATGGCATTTCAGCTTGAAAATCTTATCAAATTTGGGGATCATGCTCCGGAAACGCTGTCGTCCTTACGGCAGATTCAGCGGGATGTTTACCAGCTTTCGGATCTTACGAACTCACTGCTGCTTTTAACGAAATTCGACAGAGAAAATATCCAGAGCATCTACGAAGAAGTACGGATCGATGAGGTGATCTTCGAATCTTTTGAAGCGGTGGAAAAAAGCTATCCGAAGCTTAAAATGGATTTCCAGATTTCCGAAGATACTTCTGAAGACGCACTTTTAACCATAAAAGGGGTGCAGTCTTTACTGGATATTGTATTCATCAACCTTTTCAAGAATGCCGCCATCTATTCCGACAATATGGAAGTCGATGTCCTGATTACGGAAAACGAGCAGCATTTCCTGGTAGATGTAATTTCCCACGGCAATACCATCCCGGAAGAAGAGCAGGTGAAATTATTCGAAGCTTTCAAAAGGGGAAAAAATTCCCAGAACATCTCCGGTTCAGGACTGGGGCTGAGAATCGTCAAACGAATCTTGGAATATCACGGTGCCGAAATCCGATACACCTCACCGGAAGATCTCCTTAATAAATTTACGGTTATTTTTAATAAATAA
- a CDS encoding TolC family protein, with product MNKFAGLLIVISSFLAAQQKMSLVECEEAFQKNNLQLLAEQYNINMADADILQAKIWELPQLSGQINAYNPEGRKIFDAGHAKGAQVTQLIYMGGKKKNEIAFAKSNKELAQLQFSQLLVDLRSQLRSAYFDLYYEQLKLENTEKQLGYMNDLLAAYRVQSAKGNVSLKDQVRLQSIVIQLNNDKIEINKNILGFEQTLKVLTGIAEDIDPQLSDAEAKDLLAAQPFGDETELQKKALENNADYQYNLKLIDNSRLYAEWQKSLNVPDLNLGAGWDQNGGTFKNEINLMVGIPLPLWKSNKGNVEKANFAIQQNQKNADFQKLTLETKVQAAYKTWKTQYDQLTEIKPADLNNMEMVYNGMLSNFRKGNISLIEFTDFMDSYRETALQIYDMKNQIIQSAEQLNQLVQTKIFY from the coding sequence ATGAATAAATTCGCAGGGCTGTTGATCGTCATTTCCTCATTCTTGGCGGCACAGCAGAAAATGTCGCTTGTAGAATGCGAAGAGGCATTTCAGAAGAATAATTTACAGCTGCTTGCCGAACAGTACAACATCAATATGGCCGATGCCGATATTCTTCAGGCTAAAATATGGGAACTTCCTCAGCTGAGCGGGCAGATCAACGCTTACAATCCGGAGGGCAGAAAAATCTTTGATGCAGGACATGCCAAGGGCGCACAGGTAACGCAGCTGATCTATATGGGAGGTAAAAAGAAAAATGAAATTGCCTTTGCAAAATCCAATAAAGAACTGGCCCAGCTCCAGTTTTCGCAGCTTCTGGTAGATTTAAGGTCCCAGCTTCGGTCTGCGTATTTTGATCTCTATTACGAACAGCTGAAACTGGAAAATACCGAGAAGCAGCTGGGGTATATGAATGATCTTCTGGCAGCTTACCGTGTGCAGTCCGCCAAAGGCAATGTATCCCTGAAAGACCAGGTACGGTTGCAGAGCATCGTTATCCAGCTGAATAACGACAAAATAGAAATCAATAAAAATATTCTGGGATTTGAACAAACTCTGAAAGTGCTTACAGGAATTGCAGAAGATATCGATCCCCAGCTCTCAGATGCTGAAGCCAAAGATCTTCTTGCTGCCCAGCCTTTCGGCGATGAAACGGAACTGCAGAAAAAAGCGCTGGAGAACAATGCGGATTATCAGTACAACCTGAAACTGATCGACAACAGCAGGCTGTATGCCGAATGGCAGAAATCACTGAACGTTCCGGATCTTAACTTAGGAGCGGGATGGGACCAGAACGGAGGAACCTTCAAAAATGAAATCAATCTGATGGTAGGTATCCCTTTGCCCTTATGGAAATCCAATAAAGGAAACGTGGAAAAAGCCAATTTCGCAATCCAGCAGAACCAGAAAAATGCAGACTTTCAGAAATTAACCCTTGAAACAAAAGTGCAGGCAGCCTACAAAACATGGAAAACGCAGTATGACCAGCTGACAGAAATAAAGCCTGCGGATCTCAACAATATGGAAATGGTCTACAACGGCATGTTGAGCAATTTCAGGAAAGGAAACATCAGCCTCATCGAATTTACGGATTTTATGGACAGCTACCGGGAAACCGCGCTCCAGATCTATGATATGAAAAACCAGATCATACAGTCCGCGGAACAATTGAATCAACTGGTACAAACGAAAATCTTCTATTAA